The following nucleotide sequence is from Candidatus Rokuibacteriota bacterium.
GTGTTTCCCTCGGCCGCGCCGGCGGCCCCAATCAGCCCTCGGAAGATCGGGCCCGCTGGCTCACGAGCCCCGGATCGCGGCTTTCCCGTGCTATTTCGGTCGTGCGGCCACATCATCCTGGGCGAAGATCCGAAACGGCTGCCGGGCCCCTTCGGCCCTTGACATCGTTGGCGGACAGGCTTAGCTTGGAGGCGCCTTTCACGTTCCTCTGCCGGCTCGCGTAGCCCTGAGGACCCGTTGCCGAGCGTGCCAGTCGCCGGCGACGTTTTTGCTTCGGGCTGATCTTTCGGGCCTCGCGCGGCGGGGGGCCTGCCTGACGGCAGGGCCGGCCCTGCCACGCTCGAACAACACCCAAAGGAGGTGGGAGCCTTGAAACGAGCGGTCAAGATGACGATCAATGGGGTCGCTTACTCCCACGAGGTAGAGCCACGGCTCCTCCTGGTTCACTACATCCGGGACGTGGTTGGCCTGACCGGGACCCACATCGGCTGTGACACGAGCCAGTGCGGCGCCTGCACGATCATCCTGAACGGCATGGCCGTGACGTGCTGCACCCTCTTTGCGGTTCAGGCCGACGGCGCCGAGATCCTCACCATCGAGGGGTTGGCCAAGGACGGGCAGCTCCACCCGATCCAGGAGGGGTTCTGGGAGAAGCACGGGCTCCAGTGCGGCTACTGCACGCCGGGCATGATCCTGGCCGCCTACCAGCTCCTCCAGCGCATGCCGAACCCGACCGAGAGCGAGATCCGCCACAACCTGGAGGGGAACCTCTGCCGGTGTACCGGCTACCACAACATCGTGAAGGCGATCCAGTACGCGGCGCAGAAGATGGCCGGCAAATAAGCCCCGGAGGCGAGCGCAGAGGGGAATGCCATGACGACAGCAACCAGGCTCTTTGGCTCCTCGATCAAGCGCCGGGAGGATCCCCGGTTTATCACCGGCAAGGGAGCGTTCGTGGACGACGTCAAGCTCCCGGGCATGACTTACGCCGCCTTCGTGAGGAGCACCCACGGCCACGCCCGGATCAAGGGCATCAACACGTCGAAAGCCAAGGCGGCGCCCGGGGTCGTCGCCGTCTTCACGGGGCAGGACGTGAAAGCCAATCCGCTTCCGTGCGGGTGGCTCCTGCCCGGGATCAAGGTCCCGCCGCGGCCCGTCCTGGCCCAGGGGAAGGTCCGCTACGCGGGCGAGCCCGTGGCCATCGTGATCGGCGAGAGCGCCTACGCCGCCAAGGATGGCGCCGAGCGGGTGGAGGTCCAGTACGAGCCGCTCCCGGCCATAACCAACTGCCAGAAGGCGCACGCGAAGGGAGCCCCGCAGCTCTTCGACGACGTCCCCGAGAACCAGTGCTTCGACTGGTCCATCGGAGACAAGGCGAAGACCGATCAGGCGTTCCAGGGCGCGGCCACCGTGGTGAAGCAGCGCCTGGTGAACCAGCGGCTGATCCCGAACGCCATCGAGCCGCGCGCCTGCGTGGCGAGCTACTCGCCCGCGACCGCGGATCTCACGCTCTGGGTTACCTCCCAGAACCCCCACGTCCACCGGCTCCTGATGGCGGCCTTCGTCCTCGGGCTGCCGGAGCACAAGGTGCGCGTGATCTCCCCCGACGTCGGCGGCGGCTTCGGCTCGAAGATCTTCCTGTACAACGAGGAGGTCGCAGCCTCCTGGGCATCGAAGACGCTGGGGCGCCCGGTCAAGTGGACCGCCGAGCGGCGCGAGAGCTTCTTGAACGATGCCCACGGCCGGGACCACATCACCGAAGCCGAGATGGGTTTCGCCAAGGATGGCAAGATCCTGGGGCTGCGGGTGAAGACCCACGCCAACCTCGGGGCCTATCTCTCGACATTCGCCCCCCTGATCCCCTCGTTCCTCTACGGCCCGCTGCTCTCCGGCGTGTACGTGATCCCGAACATCTTCTGCCAGGTGTGGGGCGTCTTAACCAACACGGCGCCCGTGGATGCCTACCGCGGCGCTGGCAGGCCGGAGGCGACGTACCTGCTCGAGCGGCTGATGGACCTGGGCGGGAAAGCGCTCAACCTGGACCCGGCGGATCTTCGGAAGACAAACTTCATCCCTGCCGACAAATTCCCTTACCAGACCCCGGTCGCCTTCGTCTACGACAGCGGCAACTACGGTCCGGCCCTGGATAAGGCGTTGGAGATGGTCGGCTACAGGCAGCTCAGGGCCGAGCAGGAGAAGGCGCGGAAGAACGGCCAGTACATCGGGATCGGCATCAGCACCTACATCGAGGCCTGCGGCCCCGCGCCCTCAGCGGTGGCCGGTTCGCTGGGCGCCCAGGCCGGGCTCTGGGAGAGCGCGACGGTCCGCGTCCACCCGACCGGCACGGTGACGGTCTACACGGGCTCCCACGCCCACGGCCAGGGACACGAGACCACGTTCGCCCAGCTCGTCGCCGATGACCTCGGGATCCCGTTTGAAACCGTGGAGATCGTCCACGGGGATACCGGGGCGATTCCGTTCGGCATGGGCACCTACGGAAGCCGGAGCGCCGCCGTCGGAGGGAGCGCCATCTTTGTGTCCCTCCAGAAGATCAAGGAGAAAGGGCGCAGGATCGCGGCCCACCTGCTGGAGGCGGCCGAGAGCGACGTGGTCTACGAGGGCGGCAAGTTCTTCGTCAGGGGCTCGCCGGACCGATCCAAAGCCTGGGGTGAGGTGGTGCTCATGGCCTACCTGGCCCACAACCTCCCGCAGGGGATGGAGCCGGGGCTCGAGGCGACGAGCTTCTACGACCCGGCCAACTTCACGTTCCCGTTCGGCGCCCACGTCGCCGCGGTGGAGGTGGACCCCGAGACCGGAAACGTCAAGATCCTTCGGTACGTGGCGGTGGACGACGTGGGGAAGGTCATCAATCCCATGATCGTCGACGGGATGGTGCACGGCGGGATCGCCCAGGGCGTCGCCCAGGCGCTCTGGGAGTGGGGAGCGTACGACGACAACGGCCAGCTCCTGGCCTCCACCATGATGGAGTACGCGCTGCCGAAGGCTGACCAGCTCCCCATGTTCGAGACCGCCCGCACCGTCACGCCGACGCCGGTGAACCCCCTCGGCGTCAAGGGTGCCGGGGAAACCGGCACCATCGCGTCCACGCCCGCCATCGTCAACGCGGTGATCGACGCGCT
It contains:
- a CDS encoding (2Fe-2S)-binding protein, giving the protein MTINGVAYSHEVEPRLLLVHYIRDVVGLTGTHIGCDTSQCGACTIILNGMAVTCCTLFAVQADGAEILTIEGLAKDGQLHPIQEGFWEKHGLQCGYCTPGMILAAYQLLQRMPNPTESEIRHNLEGNLCRCTGYHNIVKAIQYAAQKMAGK
- a CDS encoding molybdopterin-dependent oxidoreductase; this encodes MTTATRLFGSSIKRREDPRFITGKGAFVDDVKLPGMTYAAFVRSTHGHARIKGINTSKAKAAPGVVAVFTGQDVKANPLPCGWLLPGIKVPPRPVLAQGKVRYAGEPVAIVIGESAYAAKDGAERVEVQYEPLPAITNCQKAHAKGAPQLFDDVPENQCFDWSIGDKAKTDQAFQGAATVVKQRLVNQRLIPNAIEPRACVASYSPATADLTLWVTSQNPHVHRLLMAAFVLGLPEHKVRVISPDVGGGFGSKIFLYNEEVAASWASKTLGRPVKWTAERRESFLNDAHGRDHITEAEMGFAKDGKILGLRVKTHANLGAYLSTFAPLIPSFLYGPLLSGVYVIPNIFCQVWGVLTNTAPVDAYRGAGRPEATYLLERLMDLGGKALNLDPADLRKTNFIPADKFPYQTPVAFVYDSGNYGPALDKALEMVGYRQLRAEQEKARKNGQYIGIGISTYIEACGPAPSAVAGSLGAQAGLWESATVRVHPTGTVTVYTGSHAHGQGHETTFAQLVADDLGIPFETVEIVHGDTGAIPFGMGTYGSRSAAVGGSAIFVSLQKIKEKGRRIAAHLLEAAESDVVYEGGKFFVRGSPDRSKAWGEVVLMAYLAHNLPQGMEPGLEATSFYDPANFTFPFGAHVAAVEVDPETGNVKILRYVAVDDVGKVINPMIVDGMVHGGIAQGVAQALWEWGAYDDNGQLLASTMMEYALPKADQLPMFETARTVTPTPVNPLGVKGAGETGTIASTPAIVNAVIDALAPHGVTHIDMPLTPARVWAAVQASKAKR